Genomic DNA from uncultured Erythrobacter sp.:
CAAGCACATGAGCGCACGTATCTACCAGCAGCCCAAGAGCGCAATGCAGTCGGGCAAAGCCAAGACCGACACTTGGGTTCTCGAATTCGAGCAATCCGAGGCGCGCAAGCCGGATCCGCTAATGGGGTGGACCGGTAGCGGAGACACGCAGGCGCAGGTGAAGCTCAACTTTCCGAGCAAGGATGCCGCCAAAGCTTATGCCGATAAGTACGGCATCACCGCGCGCGTGCACGCAACACCTCCGAAGTCGCTCAAGCTTCAGGCCTACGCCGATAATTTTAAGTAGGTCCGTGCCTGAAGCCAGCCGTTCCCTCCACCCTTCCACCCGGATTGTGTCCCGGTAGGCTCCGGGTGGAAGGGTGGAGGGAGCGGGTGGCCTGGAAGTCCGCCGAATACTCGGTGTTGAATTCTCAACCATTGGCCGCCATATGGCGCTCCGGGAGTCGGGTGGACGTTTGCGTTCGCTCACCGGGTCAGGTCCGGAAGGAAGCAGCCCAGGTGAATTGCGACGGGTCGCTCGGCTCCTTTTTTGATTCGGTACCAGCCCGTCTCCCCCTCCCAACCACCCGATTATTTGAACCATGTCGGGTGGTTGGGAGGGGGAGTGGGCCGGTACCGCTGGCGGAAGCGCTCGCTCGGCTCCTTTTCCATCAAATCCTGCGATGATCGCGATGACAAACGTTCGGCAAGCGCCTAGCTTGCACACGTGACTGATTCCGATCCAGACCTGCCAGAGCTCGAAGACGAGAGCGCACCTACCGCTGCCGAACTCGAGGCGGCTGGGCAGAACTCCATGTTCGGCGATCCTGCGCCTGAGGCAGCTGCTACATCGGAGGCTGTTTCAGAGTCAGATGCCGCGCCAGCGTCAGCTCCGGCTGCGTCTGCGCCGACTTCGCCAACGCCAACGGCAGAGACGAACCAGCCCTACCGTGTCCTGGCGCGCAAATACCGTCCGCAGACTTTTTCAGAGCTGATCGGGCAAGAGCCTATGGTGCGCACGCTCGCCAACGCTATCGAGCGTGACCGGCTGGCGCATGCTTTCCTGATGACCGGCGTGCGCGGGGTCGGGAAAACCTCCACCGCACGGTTGATAGCAAAAGCGCTCAATTGCGTCGGTCCAGATGGCGAGGGCGGCCCGACGATCGATCCATGCGGTCGATGCGAGCCGTGCACAGCGATTGCCGAGGGCCGCCATATCGATGTGATCGAGATGGACGCGGCCTCCCACACCGGTGTCGACGATGTCCGCGAGATCATCGAGCAGGTTCGCTACGCGGCGGTTTCTGCACGCTACAAGATCTACATCATCGACGAAGTTCACATGCTCTCACGCAACGCGTTCAACGCGTTGCTGAAGACACTCGAAGAGCCGCCCGCGCATGTGAAGTTCCTGTTCGCAACCACCGAAGTCGAGAAGCTGCCAGTGACCGTGCTCAGCCGCACGCAGCGTTTCGATCTGCGACGAATTCCCGCAGACTTGCTCGCGACCCATTTCGGGAACGTCTGCGAGAAGGAAGGCGTCGAAGCCGAGCAGGAAGCGCTAAATATCGTCGCTGCCGCTGCCGAAGGATCGGTTCGCGATGGGCTTTCAATCCTGGATCAGGCGATTGCGCATGCCGATCTGGATTCCGACAGCAAAGTCACCGCCGAGCGTGTTCGCGACATGCTGGGCCTTGCCGACAAGAGCGCTCAGCGAAGGTTGCTCGAGACACTCTTGAAGGCCGATGCAAAGGCGCTGCTCGCCGGGATCGACGAACAATATTCGTTGGGGGTTGAGCCGCTTGCCTTGATGCGGGCGCTGATGGATCTGGTGCACAAGATTACAGTCGCGCAAGTCTCTGGCGGAGAACCCGACGCACCAAGCGAAGAGGAGCGCGCGGCTCTGGGCGAATTTGCCCAGCGTCTTAGCGCCGCTCAACTCCATCGCCTGTGGCAATTGTTACTGAAGGGCCACGAGGAAGTGCGGCAGGCGCCAGACCCGCTGGTTTCGGCGCAAATGGCACTTCTGCGCGCGCTGCACGCTGCCGAAATGCCTGATCCCGGCAAGCTCGCGAAGCGGCTGGAAGAGATCGCCGCGCAAGGACCTGCGCCCACGACTGCGGACACCGCGGGGCAGGGTGGGGCACCGGCGCCAGCGGCTCATCTCGATTGGGCTGAGCTGGTCGAGCAAGTGGACCGGGCAGGGCACCTGCGCGTCGCTCAGATGATGCGCGACCGCGTACGGGTGATTGAACTTGGGCCTGAAAGGCTTGTTTACGAGCAGGCAGACAGCTTCACCGACGATCCCGCACCCGATATTCGCGATGCTCTGTTCAAACTGACCGGCAAACGCTGGATGGTCGAAAAGGGGACCGGAGACGCCGAGTCTTCCCTGCGCGAACAGGCGGAAGCCGAAGCAAAGGCAGCTGGCGACCGCATCCGCTCTGACCCGCTGGTCAAAGCCGCATTCGAAGCCTTTCCCGATGCCGAACTGATCGAGCCGCACGACAATGTTGCGCGCGTATCAGGCGGCAGATGAACTCAATGGAGAAACCCCGATGAAATCGATGGAAGAAATGATGCAGGCCGCTCAGCAAGCGGCCGAGACGATCCAGAACCAAATGAGCGACATGCAGGTGAAGCTCGACAGCATTGAAGTCGAAGGCGCAGCCGGAGGCGGATTGGTGAAGGTTCGCGCGACCGCAAAGGGTCGTATTCTCGGTGTTAACATCGACGACAGTCTGATGAAGGTTGAAGAAAAGCACATGGTCGAAGACCTCGTGACCGCTGCGTTCAATGACGCGCGCGATAAGGCGGACCGGGTTTCCGCTGAGGAGATGAAGAACATGCAGAGCGGTATGGGACTGCCGCCTGGCTTCAATCTGCCAGGCATGGGGTGATGTAGCCAATCACACTGAACACGCCCGCGCTTGGGGGAGCCGGATGACGAATTCGAAAAGTGGGGCGGGCGGTTCCGGGCTGGTATTCGGATCGAACGGTGGTGCAATTCCACGGCCAACAGTTCTGCCCGGCATGTCGGGCGGTCAACCGGGTGCAGTTCCGCTTGTCATTCCGGTCAAAAAGAAAGCACCAGCAAAGGTGCGCCATGCGCGCAGCTTAAATGGCAATCCGATCGGGCTGGTCCCCGAATTCATCTCTGAGAAAGAGCGCGCTCAGTTGGTCGCCTATACCAGTAGGAAAGACGCGGGCTGGGAAACCTATCTGCCGGAAAACGACATCTGGCACGGCCGCATGATCAACCCCCGGTCAATGCCGATCAAGATACTCAAGACGATGCAACGCATCCGCAAGCGGACGGCGCGGCATATCGTCGAGCACTATCGGATCGATCAGCCGATCTATGGTGACACTCTGCAACTCGTCCGCTGGCGGCCCGGCGACAAGCAGGCGGCGCATGCAGATTGCGAGCAGCCAGACGGGCGACCGAACCAGACACCGTGGCGGGCCTTTGCCTCGATCATCTATCTCAACGATGAGTATGAGGGCGGCGCGATCCACTTTCCCAAACATGGCTTCACGCCCGACGTGGGACCGCGCACGCTCGCCTATTTCCCCTCGACCGCTCAATACCTTCACGGCGTCAAAGAGGTGACAGCGGGCATCCGCTACACGATGAGTTGCTTCTACACATTCGATCCGGCCCGCCATGACGGGCACGCTGTCTAAGGCGAGGGCGCAATCGGTTCAGCTGCCGCGTCGCAGCGGTCGCGGAGCCGCTGGTCGTTTCACCATGCCGCGCTTTAGCGAGAAGTTAGGGTAGGGTATCGGCACGCCGGGCGGTGTCGCGGGAGGTCCGGCAGTTGGCTTCGTACCGGGCTTTGCTGTTTTGTTGGGATTGGCGCGCTGGCAGCGAGAGACGGAAACCTCTGAGCGCGGCGGGAGGTAAACCCCTTTGGGCGGCGCTGTCGTCGCTAACCTGGCATCCATAGCGGCCAACGTATTGGGTCCGCAGCGACCGTCCCATTCGCTCATTTTGCTCGGGAATGCCTTCTTTTGAAAGTCGCGCACCGCTTTCTCTGTCTCCGGACCATAGAGTCCATCGGGCTCTGCATTCGGTCCGGATTTGAACGATTTTGGCAGTTTGAAACCTAATTTGACCAAGGCCTTCTGAATGCGGCGTACGGCATCTGAGTCATCATCAGGCGGCCGCTTGCGGATTGAAGGCGGGCCGTTTGAGGCCGCTTCGAGCCGCTGATTGCCGGAAAGCAAGGTGGATTTGAGCATTATGGGTCTCCCGTCCCGGTGTCGCGGATAATCCGCCTCAGGTCTGTTTCGTGATCAGTCCGGCTGTTTCCAGCGAGGTTCGCAGCGGCTTGTTGCCCGTCTTGCAGGCCCGCACGGCGGTCGCCCACGCTTTCTGTTTCACGGGGAAATCGGTGGGCAGGCTGTGCGTGTCTTCGTCGTACTTGGTCTGGATATCCTGGACATCCAAAAGATCGAACGCCTCGTTGATTTCCGCGACCGCAGTTTCGGTATCGTCATAGTCGGTTTTCTTGATCTTCTTGAGCGCGTCGTGGCAGTCCCGCCCCGCAAGCGCGCTGATCAGATAGTGGATCTGCTCGTGGTCGAGCAGGTCGTCCTTGTGCTTCTTGTCCCACTTAAGCGCATACTTCATGACCCAGTTCGTTTTGACGAATGTGACATTGACCGTCGGGACTGACTTTAGCCGATAAATTAGTGGATCCGACTTTGCGACGGGGTCGACATTGGTTCCACCGGTCGTGCCGAGCGCAACGGCGGTTTCGGCGGCGTATGCAAACTCGCCTTCTCCGGGTGGGTCGCCATCCTTCTTCTTGAAGTCGTCCCATTTCAATTTCTTATCAAGAGCATTGGCGGGGTTGAGCGCCATGGTCGCATCCTCCGGCTTAGCCAAGGTTGGCGTTAAAGCGTGTGCGACCCATTCGTGATGGATGGCGACATACCAGATCAGCGAACGTGGAGGTAGGGAAATTGCCGATTGGGATCAGATTGTCGCGAATCTACTAGGACTGCTTGCGTCCGAAGCTGCGTTTATTGGACGCAGGGTCGGTGCCCGACACAGTCGGATCAGCGGTGCGCTTTGCCATGTAGCGAGAAAGCGCTGCATCGGCATCAAACTCATCAGACGTGTCTGGTATGACAATCCGACTGGCTGGCACCTTCTTCTCTTGGGTCTGCGGTTTCCGACCCTTGCCAAGTCCATCTTTGATGGCTGCAATCGCGCCGCGCCATCCTTTGAAGAAGCAGAACAGTCCGCCACCAAGCATGGCCAGTGCTGCGAAGTAGAATGGCAATCTTTCCGCTGGCGTGGCGCCAAGATCGCCGAAGGCTTCGACAGCCCTGGCGAAGTACAGAAGGGCAAAGCCGCCGATCACCCAGGCCATGTAGTTCACGCGATCTCTCCAGAAAAAGAAGCGAAGACGTTATCGCCCTTGGGTTAAGGCGAGGTTTTCCGCTTCCACAGCTTACTCGCCAAACCCATTGCGGGTGCTCTCACCACTTCCCATATTCTCCCTCAAAGGTGCGCCCCAACGGCGGCCGTGGAACACACAGAATGACACAGCACTTTCCTCTCCTTCCCCTGCGCGACATCGTCGTATTCCCCGGCATGGTCGTGCCGCTGTTCGTCGGGCGCGACAAATCTGTTGCGGCGCTCGAAGCGGCCATGGAGGCCAGCAAGGATATCTTCCTGCTCGCTCAGCTGGATCCGGGTTGCGACGATCCCGAAGGCGACGACTTGTATGATGTCGGCGTGGTCGCTCAGGTGCTCCAACTGTTGAAGCTGCCCGATGGCACTGTGCGGGTTCTGGTCGAAGGCACGCACCGTGCAAAGATCGCTTCGCTCCGCGCGCAAGACGATTACGTGCTCGCTGAGGTTGAACTGCAGGAACCAGAAACCGTTGCTGGAAGCGAAGTCACTGCGCTGATGCGGCAGGTGATCGAGCAGTTTGGCGAATACACCAAGCTCAACAAGAAACTCGGCGAAGACGCCAATATCGACCTCAGCGATGTTGATGATGCCGGTATGCTCGGAGACACGATTGCAGCAGCGTTGAATGCCAAGGTCTCCGACAAACAAGCATTGCTGACCGAAGCCAGCCCGTTGAAGCGACTCGAACTTGTCATGGCCTTTATGGAAGGCGAGCTTTCAGTGCTTCAGGTCGAGCGCAAGATCCGCGGCCGCGTAAAGCGCCAAATGGAGAAGACCCAGCGCGAATATTACCTCAACGAGCAGATGAAGGCGATCCAGAGCGAGTTGGGCGGCGGCGATGGAGAGGAAGGCGACGAACTCGCCGAACTGACCGAAAAGATCGAGAAGACCAAGCTTTCCAAGGAAGCAAACACCAAAGCCAAGGCCGAGCTTAAGAAGCTCAAAGGCATGCAGCCTATGAGCGCAGAGGCGACTGTAGTCCGCAACTATCTCGATGTGTTGCTGGGCCTGCCATGGGGCAAAAAGTCACGCGTCAAGAAAGACATTGCGAAGGCACAAGAAGTGCTGGACGCCGATCACTATGGCCTCGAAAAGGTCAAGGATCGGATCATCGAATACCTTGCGGTGCAGGCGCGGACCAACAAGCTGAAGGGGCCGATCCTGTGCCTCGTCGGCCCTCCCGGCGTGGGTAAGACTTCGCTTGGCAAGTCGATTGCCAAGGCGACAGGTCGCGAGTTTGTGCGCCAGTCGCTCGGCGGCGTTCGTGACGAAGCTGAAATTCGCGGGCACCGCCGGACCTATATTGGTTCGATGCCGGGCAAGATTGTCGCTAATCTCAAAAAGGCCGGGACCAGCAATCCGCTGTTCCTGCTCGATGAGATCGATAAGCTTGGTCAGGATTTCCGCGGCGATCCGGCCTCGGCGCTGCTCGAAGTGTTGGACCCGGAGCAGAACAACAAGTTCCAGGATCACTATCTCGAACTCGATCTGGACCTCAGTGACATCATGTTCGTGACCACCGCGAACAGCCTCGACCTGCCGCAACCGCTGCTTGATCGGATGGAGATCATCCGGCTGGAAGGCTACACCGAGGACGAGAAGGTCGAGATTGCACAACGTCACCTGCTCGCCAAACAGGTAGAGCAGCACGGGCTTAAGCCGGAAGAATTCGAGCTGACCGAGGA
This window encodes:
- a CDS encoding ETC complex I subunit, with the protein product MSARIYQQPKSAMQSGKAKTDTWVLEFEQSEARKPDPLMGWTGSGDTQAQVKLNFPSKDAAKAYADKYGITARVHATPPKSLKLQAYADNFK
- a CDS encoding DNA polymerase III subunit gamma/tau, whose amino-acid sequence is MTDSDPDLPELEDESAPTAAELEAAGQNSMFGDPAPEAAATSEAVSESDAAPASAPAASAPTSPTPTAETNQPYRVLARKYRPQTFSELIGQEPMVRTLANAIERDRLAHAFLMTGVRGVGKTSTARLIAKALNCVGPDGEGGPTIDPCGRCEPCTAIAEGRHIDVIEMDAASHTGVDDVREIIEQVRYAAVSARYKIYIIDEVHMLSRNAFNALLKTLEEPPAHVKFLFATTEVEKLPVTVLSRTQRFDLRRIPADLLATHFGNVCEKEGVEAEQEALNIVAAAAEGSVRDGLSILDQAIAHADLDSDSKVTAERVRDMLGLADKSAQRRLLETLLKADAKALLAGIDEQYSLGVEPLALMRALMDLVHKITVAQVSGGEPDAPSEEERAALGEFAQRLSAAQLHRLWQLLLKGHEEVRQAPDPLVSAQMALLRALHAAEMPDPGKLAKRLEEIAAQGPAPTTADTAGQGGAPAPAAHLDWAELVEQVDRAGHLRVAQMMRDRVRVIELGPERLVYEQADSFTDDPAPDIRDALFKLTGKRWMVEKGTGDAESSLREQAEAEAKAAGDRIRSDPLVKAAFEAFPDAELIEPHDNVARVSGGR
- a CDS encoding YbaB/EbfC family nucleoid-associated protein, whose translation is MKSMEEMMQAAQQAAETIQNQMSDMQVKLDSIEVEGAAGGGLVKVRATAKGRILGVNIDDSLMKVEEKHMVEDLVTAAFNDARDKADRVSAEEMKNMQSGMGLPPGFNLPGMG
- a CDS encoding 2OG-Fe(II) oxygenase, with the translated sequence MTNSKSGAGGSGLVFGSNGGAIPRPTVLPGMSGGQPGAVPLVIPVKKKAPAKVRHARSLNGNPIGLVPEFISEKERAQLVAYTSRKDAGWETYLPENDIWHGRMINPRSMPIKILKTMQRIRKRTARHIVEHYRIDQPIYGDTLQLVRWRPGDKQAAHADCEQPDGRPNQTPWRAFASIIYLNDEYEGGAIHFPKHGFTPDVGPRTLAYFPSTAQYLHGVKEVTAGIRYTMSCFYTFDPARHDGHAV
- a CDS encoding peptidoglycan-binding domain-containing protein; the protein is MLKSTLLSGNQRLEAASNGPPSIRKRPPDDDSDAVRRIQKALVKLGFKLPKSFKSGPNAEPDGLYGPETEKAVRDFQKKAFPSKMSEWDGRCGPNTLAAMDARLATTAPPKGVYLPPRSEVSVSRCQRANPNKTAKPGTKPTAGPPATPPGVPIPYPNFSLKRGMVKRPAAPRPLRRGS
- the lon gene encoding endopeptidase La, encoding MTQHFPLLPLRDIVVFPGMVVPLFVGRDKSVAALEAAMEASKDIFLLAQLDPGCDDPEGDDLYDVGVVAQVLQLLKLPDGTVRVLVEGTHRAKIASLRAQDDYVLAEVELQEPETVAGSEVTALMRQVIEQFGEYTKLNKKLGEDANIDLSDVDDAGMLGDTIAAALNAKVSDKQALLTEASPLKRLELVMAFMEGELSVLQVERKIRGRVKRQMEKTQREYYLNEQMKAIQSELGGGDGEEGDELAELTEKIEKTKLSKEANTKAKAELKKLKGMQPMSAEATVVRNYLDVLLGLPWGKKSRVKKDIAKAQEVLDADHYGLEKVKDRIIEYLAVQARTNKLKGPILCLVGPPGVGKTSLGKSIAKATGREFVRQSLGGVRDEAEIRGHRRTYIGSMPGKIVANLKKAGTSNPLFLLDEIDKLGQDFRGDPASALLEVLDPEQNNKFQDHYLELDLDLSDIMFVTTANSLDLPQPLLDRMEIIRLEGYTEDEKVEIAQRHLLAKQVEQHGLKPEEFELTEEGLRDLIRYYTREAGVRTLEREIARLCRKSLRKILEKEATSLTITPENLGEFAGVRKFKHGMSEDEAQIGTVTGLAWTSVGGELLTIESVTTPGKGEIKTTGKLGEVMNESVAAAFSFVKSRAPAYGIKPSLFQRKNVHIHLPEGAVPKDGPSAGVGMVTSIVSTLSGTTVRPDVAMTGEVTLRGRVLAIGGLKEKLLAALRGGIKTVLIPEENVKDLAEIPDNVKEGLEIKPVSHVDQVLEYALTELPVPIEWSEADDLASQPGAQAAASGSDVPTAH